The following coding sequences lie in one Arachis ipaensis cultivar K30076 chromosome B03, Araip1.1, whole genome shotgun sequence genomic window:
- the LOC110269488 gene encoding molybdopterin biosynthesis protein CNX1-like gives MVKVPISNFFWNYKHQNLLTPLLLNSGPRAVSVVNSSSERLGGAKVVATAVAPDDVAKIQEFLKRWSDVEHVDLILTLGGTGFTSRDVTPEATKQLIEKETPGLLYVMTQESLKFHPRHLN, from the exons ATGGTTAAAGTGCCCATATCCAACTTTTTCTGGAACTACAAG CATCAAAATTTGCTAACTCCTTTACTTTTAAACAGTGGTCCCAGGGCTGTTTCTGTTGTTAATTCTTCCTCGGAAAGACTAGGAGGAGCAAAAGTTGTCGCTACTGCTGTGGCTCCAGATGATGTGGCAAAAATTCAGGAGTTTCTAAAAAGATGGAGTGATGTTGAACATGTGGATCTTATACTTACCCTTG GTGGGACCGGCTTTACCTCACGAGATGTAACACCAGAAGCTACAAAACAGTTGATTGAGAAGGAAACCCCTGGTCTTTTGTATGTAATGACGCAAGAAAGTTTAAAG TTTCACCCAAGGCACCTAAACTAA